From one Triticum aestivum cultivar Chinese Spring chromosome 4B, IWGSC CS RefSeq v2.1, whole genome shotgun sequence genomic stretch:
- the LOC123092201 gene encoding ATP-dependent DNA helicase MER3 homolog isoform X1, with product MAAMGPLGDSYALRCVSDLPPPFRPVFGFRYFNSLQSECFPVCFLSDVNMVVSAPTGSGKTVLFELCILRLLSRFLTTDWRFSLLKGTLKTIYIAPMKALVQEKMRDWKVKLGSLGINCLEMTGDSEFFNKKAIHDSDLILTTPEKFDSMSRHGVRDGGLGFFSDIALVLIDEVHLLNDPRGAALEAVVSRIKMLSRLGNMKSAPLENVRFIAVSATISNAEDIAEWLLAPPEGIKRFGEEMRPVKLTTKILGYAPAKNDFLFERRLQSFIFDILMQHSRGKSALVFCSTRKGAQEAAQCLSQTAGSLGYSNPFMKSMQQYEHLREASLTCSDKQLQSCIVHGVGFHNGGLCLKDRSLVEGLFVKGDLQILCTTNTLAHGINLPAHTVVIKSTQFFNKEKGSYVEYERSMVLQMCGRAGRPPFDDTGTVVIMTRRETVHLYENLLSGCEMVESQLLPCAVEHLNAEIVQLTVSDITLAIEWLKCSYLYIRIKKNPEHYGIKRGIPRDLLEKQMRDICVEKIHELGEYGLIWTDGDGFSLKPLEPGRLMTKFYLKFDTMKLIVKASACCSLEDLLHIICRSAEISWIQLRRNEKKTLNDINSDKEGRLRFHVVSENGKKKKRIQTREDKIFVLANDCLTGDPLMHDLSLNQETNSICSNGCRIAKCMKEYFIYKRSYRSAINSMLLAKCLDQKLWESSLFLLKQLPGIGIVTAKALKAAGVDSFESLATADARKLESATGRNYPFGNQIKESLSSLPPKIDIQIEDAGNRQGKSTITVTLSRQSQAVRSSKQNYVDMIVGSEEDNMILFHEKIRAREFSSPYSVKLLVPCPQSARVTLKVDLIFEEHVGIDIHKKHVVSREDDVHVTKAYGTEKQKPLISLPADICLVSSRTAETSPAQPHIGRSPLSKEVCVIEDDDGANVPDKVDNMPGTRTFNNLASLEVPSFDLMLEEDNGDMQDVSFPEPAKADCRSATSNTIFDHIRKKSRDFPTLMLSKSMDSSYEPLILKKMKTSRGQFNLDQGILHANEVTPMDSEHSELRVSPTNTAEKCRRILSRTSEKSCSLFAEKVYSPFEKSKSLSRIPDENSVQFADRRGSLSEKSKSLSRIPDENSVQFAVRTDSLSEKTKILWTAADENSHQFGGKRDSPSEKSKILMRPPDDGTLQFAGRRGSPSEKSNVLSRTRDENSLQFAAKRDSSSAKSNVLSKTPDMDSAQFAGRRDNPSEKNKLCSSSPFPDLQATRQAPATVQPLRIQDYCKDILASSKGSGTGEPFLGFKSVFSFL from the exons ATGGCCGCCATGGGGCCTCTCGGCGACTCGTACGCGCTGCGCTGTGTCTCCGACCTGCCCCCGCCGTTCCGCCCCGTGTTTGGGTTCAG GTACTTCAACTCCTTGCAGAGCGAGTGCTTCCCTGTGTGCTTCCTCTCGGATGTAAACATGGTTGTCTCTGCGCCTACTGGGAGTGGTAAGACCGTACTGTTTGAGCTTTGCATTCTGAGGCTCCTCTCGAGGTTCCTCACAACGGACTGGAGGTTCAGTCTGCTAAAAGGAACTCTTAAAACA ATCTATATCGCTCCCATGAAGGCGTTGGTGCAGGAGAAGATGCGTGACTGGAAAGTGAAGCTGGGCTCGTTGGGGATAAATTGCTTGGAGATGACTGGTGATAGTGAATTCTTTAACAAGAAGGCCATACATGATTCCGATTTGATCCTGACCACTCCTGAG AAGTTCGATTCTATGAGCCGTCATGGAGTAAGGGATGGAGGATTGGGTTTCTTCAGTGATATTGCTCTGGTCCTTATTGATGAAGTTCATCTTCTCAATGATCCACGTGGAGCTGCCCTGGAAGCAGTGGTCAGTAGAATAAAAATGCTTTCTCGACTTGGCAACATGAAATCTGCTCCATTGGAAAATGTTCGATTCATAGCAGTTtctgcaactatctctaatgctgaGGATATAG CGGAATGGCTCCTAGCACCTCCTGAAGGAATCAAAAG ATTTGGAGAAGAGATGCGGCCAGTGAAGTTGACAACCAAAATTCTTG GTTATGCTCCAGCGAAAAATGACTTCCTGTTCGAGAGG AGGCTACAAAGTTTCATATTCG ATATACTGATGCAACACTCGAGAGGGAAGTCTGCACTTGTTTTCTGTTCTACAAGAAAAGGTGCACAAGAAGCAGCACAGTGCCTCTCACAAACTGCGGGGTCTCTTGGCTATTCAAATCCATTCATGAAATCTATGCAGCAGTATGAACATCTACGAGAGGCTTCCTTAACCTGTAGTGACAAGCAGCTGCAGTCTTGTATCGTACATGGAG TTGGTTTCCATAATGGTGGTCTTTGCTTAAAGGATAGGAGTCTTGTTGAGGGTCTTTTCGTGAAGGGTGATCTTCAAATTCTATGCACGACAAATACTTTGGCACATGGCATCAACTTACCTGCACATACAGTAGTGATAAAGTCGACACAATTTTT CAACAAAGAGAAGGGCTCGTATGTAGAATATGAGAGATCCATGGTGCTTCAG ATGTGTGGTAGGGCTGGCCGTCCACCATTTGATGATACTGGAACAGTTGTAATTATGACAAGAAGAGAGACA GTCCATCTATATGAGAACCTTCTCAGTGGATGTGAAATGGTGGAGTCTCA GTTGCTGCCATGCGCAGTGGAGCATTTAAATGCAGAGATTGTTCAGCTGACAGTGTCTGACATAACTTTGGCAATTGAATGGCTCAAGTGCTCATATTTGTACATCAGGATAAAAAAG AACCCTGAGCACTACGGAATTAAGAGAGGGATTCCTCGTGATCTCCTTGAGAAACAAATGAGAG ATATATGTGTTGAGAAGATCCACGAGTTGGGTGAGTATGGGCTAATTTGGACAGATGGAGATGGTTTCAGTCTAAAACCATTAG AACCTGGGAGGCTGATGACAAAATTCTATTTAAAGTTTGACACGATGAAGCTTATTGTCAAAGCTTCTGCATGTTGCAGTTTGGAAGATTTATTGCATATCATCTGCCGCTCTGCAGAGATTTCTT GGATCCAACTACGTCGAAATGAGAAGAAAACTCTAAATGACATAAACTCAGATAAAGAGGGGAGGCTTCGATTCCATGTTGTCAGTGAGAATGGGAAAAAGAAGAAGCGTATCCAGACAAGAGAAGATAAAATATTTGTATTAGCGAATGACTGTTTAACTGGGGACCCCCTAATGCATGATTTATCCCTCAACCAG GAAACAAATTCAATATGCTCAAATGGATGTAGGATTGCCAAATGCATGAAAGAATATTTTATATACAAAAGGAGTTACAGATCTGCCATAAATTCTATGCTCCTTGCAAAATGCCTAGACCAAAAACTTTGGGAAAGCAGTCTATTTTTACTCAAACAACTTCCTGGAATTGGAATTGTTACAGCGAAG GCACTGAAGGCTGCTGGAGTTGATTCCTTCGAGAGCCTGGCAACTGCTGATGCTAGAAAGCTGGAAAGTGCAACGGGACGAAATTATCCATTTGGAAATCAGATAAAGGAGTCCTTGTCGTCATTACCGCCAAAAATTGACATACAAATTGAGGATGCTGGAAACAGACAGGGGAAATCAACCATTACTGTGACACTAAGCCGGCAATCACAGGCAGTTCGATCCAGTAAACAGAACTATGTTGACATG ATTGTGGGCTCAGAGGAAGATAATATGATCCTTTTTCATGAGAAAATAAG GGCTCGAGAGTTTTCCAG CCCATATTCTGTAAAACTTTTGGTGCCATGCCCCCAGAGTGCCAGGGTGACTCTGAAGGTAGATCTGATTTTTGAAGAACACG TTGGTATTGATATCCACAAGAAGCATGTGGTCAGCAGGGAGGATGATGTTCATGTGACAAAAGCATATGGGACAGAAAAGCAAAAACCCTTGATCAGTCTTCCTGCTGATATTTGTTTGGTTAGCTCCAGGACAGCTGAAACAAGTCCAGCTCAACCTCATATTGGACGGAGCCCACTATCAAAAGAGGTTTGCGTTATAGAAGACGATGATGGTGCCAACGTTCCAGACAAAGTTGACAATATGCCGGGAACGAGAACATTTAACAACTTGGCTTCACT AGAGGTTCCCAGCTTTGACCTAATGCTTGAAGAAGATAATGGAG ATATGCAAGATGTGTCGTTTCCTGAACCAGCAAAAGCAGACTGCAGAAGTGCCACCAGCAACACAATTTTTGATCACATACGCAAGAAATCCAGAGATTTTCCAACACTGATGTTATCAAAGTCGATGGATAGCTCTTATGAACCTTTGAtactgaagaagatgaagacatcGAGGGGACAGTTTAACTTGGATCAGGGAATCCTGCATGCGAATGAGGTCACACCAATGGATTCTGAACATTCCGAGCTTAGAGTCTCTCCGACCAATACAGCCGAGAAGTGTCGGAGGATCCTGAGCAGAACTTCAGAGAAGAGCTGCTCTCTGTTTGCAGAGaaagtttacagcccatttgagaAGAGCAAGAGCCTGAGTAGAATTCCAGATGAAAACTCTGTTCAATTTGCTGACAGAAGGGGCAGCCTGTCTGAGAAGAGCAAGAGCCTGAGCAGAATTCCAGATGAAAACTCTGTTCAATTTGCTGTCAGAACTGACAGCCTATCGGAGAAGACCAAGATCTTGTGGACAGCAGCTGATGAGAACTCTCATCAATTTGGAGGCAAAAGGGACAGCCCATCTGAGAAGAGCAAGATCCTGATGAGACCTCCAGATGACGGCACTCTTCAATTTGCAGGCAGAAGGGGCAGCCCATCCGAAAAGAGCAATGTCTTGAGCAGAACTCGTGATGAGAACAGTCTCCAGTTTGCAGCTAAAAGGGACAGCTCATCCGCGAAGAGCAATGTCTTGAGCAAAACTCCTGACATGGACTCTGCTCAGTTTGCCGGTAGAAGGGACAACCCGTCGGAGAAGAACAAACTCTGTTCCAGCAGCCCCTTCCCAGATTTGCAGGCTACGAGGCAAGCTCCAGCCACAGTTCAGCCTCTCAGGATTCAAGACTACTGCAAGGATATATTGGCGAGCTCAAAGGGCAGTGGAACTGGCGAACCTTTCCTTGGTTTCAAGAGTGTCTTTTCCTTCCTCTGA
- the LOC123092201 gene encoding ATP-dependent DNA helicase MER3 homolog isoform X2: MAAMGPLGDSYALRCVSDLPPPFRPVFGFRYFNSLQSECFPVCFLSDVNMVVSAPTGSGKTVLFELCILRLLSRFLTTDWRFSLLKGTLKTIYIAPMKALVQEKMRDWKVKLGSLGINCLEMTGDSEFFNKKAIHDSDLILTTPEFDSMSRHGVRDGGLGFFSDIALVLIDEVHLLNDPRGAALEAVVSRIKMLSRLGNMKSAPLENVRFIAVSATISNAEDIAEWLLAPPEGIKRFGEEMRPVKLTTKILGYAPAKNDFLFERRLQSFIFDILMQHSRGKSALVFCSTRKGAQEAAQCLSQTAGSLGYSNPFMKSMQQYEHLREASLTCSDKQLQSCIVHGVGFHNGGLCLKDRSLVEGLFVKGDLQILCTTNTLAHGINLPAHTVVIKSTQFFNKEKGSYVEYERSMVLQMCGRAGRPPFDDTGTVVIMTRRETVHLYENLLSGCEMVESQLLPCAVEHLNAEIVQLTVSDITLAIEWLKCSYLYIRIKKNPEHYGIKRGIPRDLLEKQMRDICVEKIHELGEYGLIWTDGDGFSLKPLEPGRLMTKFYLKFDTMKLIVKASACCSLEDLLHIICRSAEISWIQLRRNEKKTLNDINSDKEGRLRFHVVSENGKKKKRIQTREDKIFVLANDCLTGDPLMHDLSLNQETNSICSNGCRIAKCMKEYFIYKRSYRSAINSMLLAKCLDQKLWESSLFLLKQLPGIGIVTAKALKAAGVDSFESLATADARKLESATGRNYPFGNQIKESLSSLPPKIDIQIEDAGNRQGKSTITVTLSRQSQAVRSSKQNYVDMIVGSEEDNMILFHEKIRAREFSSPYSVKLLVPCPQSARVTLKVDLIFEEHVGIDIHKKHVVSREDDVHVTKAYGTEKQKPLISLPADICLVSSRTAETSPAQPHIGRSPLSKEVCVIEDDDGANVPDKVDNMPGTRTFNNLASLEVPSFDLMLEEDNGDMQDVSFPEPAKADCRSATSNTIFDHIRKKSRDFPTLMLSKSMDSSYEPLILKKMKTSRGQFNLDQGILHANEVTPMDSEHSELRVSPTNTAEKCRRILSRTSEKSCSLFAEKVYSPFEKSKSLSRIPDENSVQFADRRGSLSEKSKSLSRIPDENSVQFAVRTDSLSEKTKILWTAADENSHQFGGKRDSPSEKSKILMRPPDDGTLQFAGRRGSPSEKSNVLSRTRDENSLQFAAKRDSSSAKSNVLSKTPDMDSAQFAGRRDNPSEKNKLCSSSPFPDLQATRQAPATVQPLRIQDYCKDILASSKGSGTGEPFLGFKSVFSFL, from the exons ATGGCCGCCATGGGGCCTCTCGGCGACTCGTACGCGCTGCGCTGTGTCTCCGACCTGCCCCCGCCGTTCCGCCCCGTGTTTGGGTTCAG GTACTTCAACTCCTTGCAGAGCGAGTGCTTCCCTGTGTGCTTCCTCTCGGATGTAAACATGGTTGTCTCTGCGCCTACTGGGAGTGGTAAGACCGTACTGTTTGAGCTTTGCATTCTGAGGCTCCTCTCGAGGTTCCTCACAACGGACTGGAGGTTCAGTCTGCTAAAAGGAACTCTTAAAACA ATCTATATCGCTCCCATGAAGGCGTTGGTGCAGGAGAAGATGCGTGACTGGAAAGTGAAGCTGGGCTCGTTGGGGATAAATTGCTTGGAGATGACTGGTGATAGTGAATTCTTTAACAAGAAGGCCATACATGATTCCGATTTGATCCTGACCACTCCTGAG TTCGATTCTATGAGCCGTCATGGAGTAAGGGATGGAGGATTGGGTTTCTTCAGTGATATTGCTCTGGTCCTTATTGATGAAGTTCATCTTCTCAATGATCCACGTGGAGCTGCCCTGGAAGCAGTGGTCAGTAGAATAAAAATGCTTTCTCGACTTGGCAACATGAAATCTGCTCCATTGGAAAATGTTCGATTCATAGCAGTTtctgcaactatctctaatgctgaGGATATAG CGGAATGGCTCCTAGCACCTCCTGAAGGAATCAAAAG ATTTGGAGAAGAGATGCGGCCAGTGAAGTTGACAACCAAAATTCTTG GTTATGCTCCAGCGAAAAATGACTTCCTGTTCGAGAGG AGGCTACAAAGTTTCATATTCG ATATACTGATGCAACACTCGAGAGGGAAGTCTGCACTTGTTTTCTGTTCTACAAGAAAAGGTGCACAAGAAGCAGCACAGTGCCTCTCACAAACTGCGGGGTCTCTTGGCTATTCAAATCCATTCATGAAATCTATGCAGCAGTATGAACATCTACGAGAGGCTTCCTTAACCTGTAGTGACAAGCAGCTGCAGTCTTGTATCGTACATGGAG TTGGTTTCCATAATGGTGGTCTTTGCTTAAAGGATAGGAGTCTTGTTGAGGGTCTTTTCGTGAAGGGTGATCTTCAAATTCTATGCACGACAAATACTTTGGCACATGGCATCAACTTACCTGCACATACAGTAGTGATAAAGTCGACACAATTTTT CAACAAAGAGAAGGGCTCGTATGTAGAATATGAGAGATCCATGGTGCTTCAG ATGTGTGGTAGGGCTGGCCGTCCACCATTTGATGATACTGGAACAGTTGTAATTATGACAAGAAGAGAGACA GTCCATCTATATGAGAACCTTCTCAGTGGATGTGAAATGGTGGAGTCTCA GTTGCTGCCATGCGCAGTGGAGCATTTAAATGCAGAGATTGTTCAGCTGACAGTGTCTGACATAACTTTGGCAATTGAATGGCTCAAGTGCTCATATTTGTACATCAGGATAAAAAAG AACCCTGAGCACTACGGAATTAAGAGAGGGATTCCTCGTGATCTCCTTGAGAAACAAATGAGAG ATATATGTGTTGAGAAGATCCACGAGTTGGGTGAGTATGGGCTAATTTGGACAGATGGAGATGGTTTCAGTCTAAAACCATTAG AACCTGGGAGGCTGATGACAAAATTCTATTTAAAGTTTGACACGATGAAGCTTATTGTCAAAGCTTCTGCATGTTGCAGTTTGGAAGATTTATTGCATATCATCTGCCGCTCTGCAGAGATTTCTT GGATCCAACTACGTCGAAATGAGAAGAAAACTCTAAATGACATAAACTCAGATAAAGAGGGGAGGCTTCGATTCCATGTTGTCAGTGAGAATGGGAAAAAGAAGAAGCGTATCCAGACAAGAGAAGATAAAATATTTGTATTAGCGAATGACTGTTTAACTGGGGACCCCCTAATGCATGATTTATCCCTCAACCAG GAAACAAATTCAATATGCTCAAATGGATGTAGGATTGCCAAATGCATGAAAGAATATTTTATATACAAAAGGAGTTACAGATCTGCCATAAATTCTATGCTCCTTGCAAAATGCCTAGACCAAAAACTTTGGGAAAGCAGTCTATTTTTACTCAAACAACTTCCTGGAATTGGAATTGTTACAGCGAAG GCACTGAAGGCTGCTGGAGTTGATTCCTTCGAGAGCCTGGCAACTGCTGATGCTAGAAAGCTGGAAAGTGCAACGGGACGAAATTATCCATTTGGAAATCAGATAAAGGAGTCCTTGTCGTCATTACCGCCAAAAATTGACATACAAATTGAGGATGCTGGAAACAGACAGGGGAAATCAACCATTACTGTGACACTAAGCCGGCAATCACAGGCAGTTCGATCCAGTAAACAGAACTATGTTGACATG ATTGTGGGCTCAGAGGAAGATAATATGATCCTTTTTCATGAGAAAATAAG GGCTCGAGAGTTTTCCAG CCCATATTCTGTAAAACTTTTGGTGCCATGCCCCCAGAGTGCCAGGGTGACTCTGAAGGTAGATCTGATTTTTGAAGAACACG TTGGTATTGATATCCACAAGAAGCATGTGGTCAGCAGGGAGGATGATGTTCATGTGACAAAAGCATATGGGACAGAAAAGCAAAAACCCTTGATCAGTCTTCCTGCTGATATTTGTTTGGTTAGCTCCAGGACAGCTGAAACAAGTCCAGCTCAACCTCATATTGGACGGAGCCCACTATCAAAAGAGGTTTGCGTTATAGAAGACGATGATGGTGCCAACGTTCCAGACAAAGTTGACAATATGCCGGGAACGAGAACATTTAACAACTTGGCTTCACT AGAGGTTCCCAGCTTTGACCTAATGCTTGAAGAAGATAATGGAG ATATGCAAGATGTGTCGTTTCCTGAACCAGCAAAAGCAGACTGCAGAAGTGCCACCAGCAACACAATTTTTGATCACATACGCAAGAAATCCAGAGATTTTCCAACACTGATGTTATCAAAGTCGATGGATAGCTCTTATGAACCTTTGAtactgaagaagatgaagacatcGAGGGGACAGTTTAACTTGGATCAGGGAATCCTGCATGCGAATGAGGTCACACCAATGGATTCTGAACATTCCGAGCTTAGAGTCTCTCCGACCAATACAGCCGAGAAGTGTCGGAGGATCCTGAGCAGAACTTCAGAGAAGAGCTGCTCTCTGTTTGCAGAGaaagtttacagcccatttgagaAGAGCAAGAGCCTGAGTAGAATTCCAGATGAAAACTCTGTTCAATTTGCTGACAGAAGGGGCAGCCTGTCTGAGAAGAGCAAGAGCCTGAGCAGAATTCCAGATGAAAACTCTGTTCAATTTGCTGTCAGAACTGACAGCCTATCGGAGAAGACCAAGATCTTGTGGACAGCAGCTGATGAGAACTCTCATCAATTTGGAGGCAAAAGGGACAGCCCATCTGAGAAGAGCAAGATCCTGATGAGACCTCCAGATGACGGCACTCTTCAATTTGCAGGCAGAAGGGGCAGCCCATCCGAAAAGAGCAATGTCTTGAGCAGAACTCGTGATGAGAACAGTCTCCAGTTTGCAGCTAAAAGGGACAGCTCATCCGCGAAGAGCAATGTCTTGAGCAAAACTCCTGACATGGACTCTGCTCAGTTTGCCGGTAGAAGGGACAACCCGTCGGAGAAGAACAAACTCTGTTCCAGCAGCCCCTTCCCAGATTTGCAGGCTACGAGGCAAGCTCCAGCCACAGTTCAGCCTCTCAGGATTCAAGACTACTGCAAGGATATATTGGCGAGCTCAAAGGGCAGTGGAACTGGCGAACCTTTCCTTGGTTTCAAGAGTGTCTTTTCCTTCCTCTGA